The genomic region AAAACTTGTTGGTTTTGAAATGATAGAGAGAGGGATTCCCCGGCAGCATTATACCATTGCCGATGCATCAGGCAACAAGGTGGGAGAAGTCACTTCGGGAACCATGTCCCCCATGTTGAAAAAGGGAATAGGAATGGGGTACGTAAAAACCGAACTGTCGGCCCCCGGAACGGAAATCTTCATCATCATCAGGGAAAAACCTGTCAAGGCTGTTGTGGTGAAACCTCCTTTCTACAAACCGCAGTAACCGTTATTTATACGATAAATGGATGATGTGCTGAACAAGGCCTCCGGCAGGACACTGCGGATTGAAGTGTGTTTTTCACCGGTGATGTATTCTGCCTTCCACAATCCGGAAGCGATTGTGGTTATTACCGATGTTTTGAGGGCTTCCTCTGCCATTGTTACAGCCCTGATGAACGGTGCGCAGTCGGTTATTCCGGTGGAAACGATTCAGGAGGCAAAGGATTTGAAATCGAAGGGATTTCTTGTTGCGGCCGAAAGGGATGGTATTAAACTGGATTTTGCCGATCTGGGAAACAGCCCCTTTAATTTTACCGTAGAAAAAATTTCCGGAA from Bacteroidales bacterium harbors:
- a CDS encoding glycine cleavage system aminomethyltransferase GcvT, giving the protein KLVGFEMIERGIPRQHYTIADASGNKVGEVTSGTMSPMLKKGIGMGYVKTELSAPGTEIFIIIREKPVKAVVVKPPFYKPQ